A window from Onychostoma macrolepis isolate SWU-2019 chromosome 07, ASM1243209v1, whole genome shotgun sequence encodes these proteins:
- the cdh8 gene encoding cadherin-8 isoform X3, with protein sequence METVPNWSTAFWRANLISPSIKALPLDFESKKSYNLTVVATNIRADSITGGPYMDQATVKIIVEDADEPPVFTKSTYLFDVHENAAINTVIGAVAARDQDAPHSQVRYFIDRHTDLERQFNINVDDGKITLAKPLDRETDMWHNITVTATEVRNHSQISRAIVAIKVLDINDNAPEFATEYEAFLCENGKPGQVIQTISAVDKDNPSQGHTFHYRLEMLNNPNFTIKNNLDNSISVLAKHDSFRRQKQETYLLPIIVTDDGEPPMSSTNTLTIRVCGCSRDGIVQSCNVEAFVLPIGLSMGALIAILACIILLLVIVVLFVTLRRHKNEPLIIKDDEDVRENIIRYDDEGGGEEDTEAFDIATLQNPDGINGYLPRKDIKPDLQFMPRQGQHSGPNGVDVDEFINVRLHEADNDPTAPPYDSIQIYGYEGRGSIAGSLSSLETASSDSDQNYDYLREWGPRFRRLGELYSVGESDKET encoded by the exons ATGGAAACAGTGCCAAACTGGTCTACAGCATTCTGGAGGGCCAACCTTATTTCTCCATCGATCAAAGCACTG CCTCTGGACTTTGAGTCCAAAAAATCCTACAACCTAACAGTGGTGGCGACCAACATACGTGCCGATTCGATTACTGGTGGGCCCTACATGGACCAGGCCACAGTCAAAATCATCGTTGAGGATGCAGATGAACCCCCTGTCTTCACGAAGTCTACTTATCTCTTCGACGTGCATGAAAACGCTGCAATCAACACAGTCATAGGAGCGGTAGCGGCGAGAGACCAGGACGCCCCACACAGCCAAGTCAG GTATTTTATTGATAGACACACAGATTTAGAGAGGCAGTTTAACATCAATGTTGATGACGGGAAGATCACATTAGCTAAACCTCTGGATAGAGAGACGGATATGTGGCACAATATCACAGTGACAGCCACCGAAGTTC GAAACCACAGCCAGATTTCCAGAGCCATTGTGGCAATCAAAGTGCTGGACATAAACGACAACGCCCCTGAGTTCGCCACCGAATACGAAGCTTTTCTTTGTGAAAACGGCAAACCTGGACAG GTGATtcaaaccatcagcgccgtggACAAAGACAATCCTTCCCAGGGACACACTTTCCACTACCGCCTGGAGATGCTCAACAATCCCAATTTCACCATCAAAAACAATTTAG ATAACTCAATCAGCGTTCTTGCCAAGCACGATTCCTTTCGGCGACAGAAACAGGAGACGTACCTCCTTCCCATCATCGTGACTGACGACGGCGAGCCTCCAATGAGCAGCACGAACACTTTAACTATCCGGGTGTGCGGCTGCAGCAGGGACGGCATTGTGCAGTCGTGTAACGTCGAGGCTTTTGTTCTACCCATTGGTCTCAGCATGGGAGCTCTGATTGCTATTCTAGCTTGTATAATTCTACTTCTCG TTATCGTGGTCTTGTTTGTGACATTGAGGAGACACAAGAACGAGCCTCTAATCATCAAAGACGACGAGGACGTGAGGGAGAACATCATCCGTTACGACGACGAGGGAGGCGGGGAGGAGGATACGGAGGCCTTTGACATCGCCACCCTGCAGAACCCAGATGGTATCAACGGCTATCTGCCCAGGAAGGACATCAAGCCTGACCTGCAGTTCATGCCCAGACAGGGTCAGCACTCGGGTCCGAACGGGGTAGACGTGGATGAATTCATCAACGTACGGCTTCACGAGGCAGACAACGACCCCACGGCTCCACCGTACGACTCCATCCAAATCTACGGCTATGAGGGCAGGGGCTCCATCGCGGGCTCCCTGAGTTCCCTCGAAACTGCCTCGTCGGACTCGGACCAGAACTATGACTACCTTAGAGAGTGGGGGCCGCGCTTCAGAAGACTGGGCGAGCTCTATTCTGTGGGCGAGAGCGACAAAGAGACTTGA
- the cdh8 gene encoding cadherin-8 isoform X5, protein MSSTNTLTIRVCGCSRDGIVQSCNVEAFVLPIGLSMGALIAILACIILLLVIVVLFVTLRRHKNEPLIIKDDEDVRENIIRYDDEGGGEEDTEAFDIATLQNPDGINGYLPRKDIKPDLQFMPRQGQHSGPNGVDVDEFINVRLHEADNDPTAPPYDSIQIYGYEGRGSIAGSLSSLETASSDSDQNYDYLREWGPRFRRLGELYSVGESDKET, encoded by the exons ATGAGCAGCACGAACACTTTAACTATCCGGGTGTGCGGCTGCAGCAGGGACGGCATTGTGCAGTCGTGTAACGTCGAGGCTTTTGTTCTACCCATTGGTCTCAGCATGGGAGCTCTGATTGCTATTCTAGCTTGTATAATTCTACTTCTCG TTATCGTGGTCTTGTTTGTGACATTGAGGAGACACAAGAACGAGCCTCTAATCATCAAAGACGACGAGGACGTGAGGGAGAACATCATCCGTTACGACGACGAGGGAGGCGGGGAGGAGGATACGGAGGCCTTTGACATCGCCACCCTGCAGAACCCAGATGGTATCAACGGCTATCTGCCCAGGAAGGACATCAAGCCTGACCTGCAGTTCATGCCCAGACAGGGTCAGCACTCGGGTCCGAACGGGGTAGACGTGGATGAATTCATCAACGTACGGCTTCACGAGGCAGACAACGACCCCACGGCTCCACCGTACGACTCCATCCAAATCTACGGCTATGAGGGCAGGGGCTCCATCGCGGGCTCCCTGAGTTCCCTCGAAACTGCCTCGTCGGACTCGGACCAGAACTATGACTACCTTAGAGAGTGGGGGCCGCGCTTCAGAAGACTGGGCGAGCTCTATTCTGTGGGCGAGAGCGACAAAGAGACTTGA
- the cdh8 gene encoding cadherin-8 isoform X4, with protein sequence MGLESNVCVGGVLWTRSNSGWQGTSVTRVTATDADDPVYGNSAKLVYSILEGQPYFSIDQSTAIIRVALAGMDREMREEYLVVIQAKDMGGHMGGLSGTTTVTVTLTDINDNPPKFSKGSYEFTIPENLGIGKPGGRVKANDRDIGENAKSTYSIIGGDERDVFEIVTDAQTQEGILRLKKPLDFESKKSYNLTVVATNIRADSITGGPYMDQATVKIIVEDADEPPVFTKSTYLFDVHENAAINTVIGAVAARDQDAPHSQVRYFIDRHTDLERQFNINVDDGKITLAKPLDRETDMWHNITVTATEVRNHSQISRAIVAIKVLDINDNAPEFATEYEAFLCENGKPGQVIQTISAVDKDNPSQGHTFHYRLEMLNNPNFTIKNNLDNSISVLAKHDSFRRQKQETYLLPIIVTDDGEPPMSSTNTLTIRVCGCSRDGIVQSCNVEAFVLPIGLSMGALIAILACIILLLVIVVLFVTLRRHKNEPLIIKDDEDVRENIIRYDDEGGGEEDTEAFDIATLQNPDGINGYLPRKDIKPDLQFMPRQGQHSGPNGVDVDEFINVRLHEADNDPTAPPYDSIQIYGYEGRGSIAGSLSSLETASSDSDQNYDYLREWGPRFRRLGELYSVGESDKET encoded by the exons GTACATCAGTAACGAGAGTAACCGCAACCGACGCGGACGATCCGGTGTATGGAAACAGTGCCAAACTGGTCTACAGCATTCTGGAGGGCCAACCTTATTTCTCCATCGATCAAAGCACTG CAATCATTAGGGTGGCTCTGGCAGGGATGGATCGTGAGATGAGGGAAGAGTATCTTGTTGTTATTCAAGCAAAAGACATGGGAGGTCACATGGGTGGGTTGTCAGGAACCACCACTGTGACAGTCACTCTTACTGATATCAACGATAACCCACCAAAGTTCTCAAAGG GCTCTTATGAGTTCACTATTCCTGAGAATCTTGGCATCGGGAAGCCTGGAGGAAGAGTAAAAGCGAATGACAGAGACATCGGGGAAAATGCTAAATCAACTTACAGCATCATAGGTGGAGACGAGAGGGATGTCTTTGAGATTGTCACTGATGCTCAGACTCAGGAGGGAATCCTCAGACTCAAGAAG CCTCTGGACTTTGAGTCCAAAAAATCCTACAACCTAACAGTGGTGGCGACCAACATACGTGCCGATTCGATTACTGGTGGGCCCTACATGGACCAGGCCACAGTCAAAATCATCGTTGAGGATGCAGATGAACCCCCTGTCTTCACGAAGTCTACTTATCTCTTCGACGTGCATGAAAACGCTGCAATCAACACAGTCATAGGAGCGGTAGCGGCGAGAGACCAGGACGCCCCACACAGCCAAGTCAG GTATTTTATTGATAGACACACAGATTTAGAGAGGCAGTTTAACATCAATGTTGATGACGGGAAGATCACATTAGCTAAACCTCTGGATAGAGAGACGGATATGTGGCACAATATCACAGTGACAGCCACCGAAGTTC GAAACCACAGCCAGATTTCCAGAGCCATTGTGGCAATCAAAGTGCTGGACATAAACGACAACGCCCCTGAGTTCGCCACCGAATACGAAGCTTTTCTTTGTGAAAACGGCAAACCTGGACAG GTGATtcaaaccatcagcgccgtggACAAAGACAATCCTTCCCAGGGACACACTTTCCACTACCGCCTGGAGATGCTCAACAATCCCAATTTCACCATCAAAAACAATTTAG ATAACTCAATCAGCGTTCTTGCCAAGCACGATTCCTTTCGGCGACAGAAACAGGAGACGTACCTCCTTCCCATCATCGTGACTGACGACGGCGAGCCTCCAATGAGCAGCACGAACACTTTAACTATCCGGGTGTGCGGCTGCAGCAGGGACGGCATTGTGCAGTCGTGTAACGTCGAGGCTTTTGTTCTACCCATTGGTCTCAGCATGGGAGCTCTGATTGCTATTCTAGCTTGTATAATTCTACTTCTCG TTATCGTGGTCTTGTTTGTGACATTGAGGAGACACAAGAACGAGCCTCTAATCATCAAAGACGACGAGGACGTGAGGGAGAACATCATCCGTTACGACGACGAGGGAGGCGGGGAGGAGGATACGGAGGCCTTTGACATCGCCACCCTGCAGAACCCAGATGGTATCAACGGCTATCTGCCCAGGAAGGACATCAAGCCTGACCTGCAGTTCATGCCCAGACAGGGTCAGCACTCGGGTCCGAACGGGGTAGACGTGGATGAATTCATCAACGTACGGCTTCACGAGGCAGACAACGACCCCACGGCTCCACCGTACGACTCCATCCAAATCTACGGCTATGAGGGCAGGGGCTCCATCGCGGGCTCCCTGAGTTCCCTCGAAACTGCCTCGTCGGACTCGGACCAGAACTATGACTACCTTAGAGAGTGGGGGCCGCGCTTCAGAAGACTGGGCGAGCTCTATTCTGTGGGCGAGAGCGACAAAGAGACTTGA